Genomic DNA from Deinococcus aetherius:
CGGTGGCCGTCCCGCCATCAGAAAGGGAGGGAGCCGACCGCTTCACCGGGAAGCCAAAACCCGGGTCCTGAGTTGACGTGAGGGGCCCAGCGTAAGCATCTCCTACCAGGCTAAAGGGCCAGCGGCCCTTCTCCCGACCTGGATCTGCGGGCAGGACCGCCGCCCGCTTCCCTGCCACCGCTGCGCTCGCTTCACCTATGACGAGGGCCTCGGGGTGAAGGGCGCTGGCGACGGATGGGGGGCAGCCGTGAGCGCCGGAGCGTGAGGAGCATCCCCAGCACACCCACCAGCAGGAGCGCGTCGGGGAGGTGGGCCCCGGCAAGGCGCGGCCCCTCCAGCCGTCGGACCAGCGGGCGGACGGTCAGCAGCACACCGGACGCCTTGTCCAGCAGCAGGGCCAGGGCATCGCCGAACACCCCAGCCGCCAGCCAGGCGAGTGCCCGGCGCAGGTCGCGTGACAGCCACCCGCTGAGCAGGAGGACCACGACCACCAGGCCGACCATCACCTGCAGCGCGATGGCCGCCGTCAGCCAAGGCGAGAGGAACCAGGTGTGGTCCGCAGGGGACGACAAGTGCCTGAGCAGCGGGAGCACGTTTGGCCCGTGGGTCAGGGCCCACCCATCCCAGAGGATCACGGTCACGGCCAGCACCAGCAAGACGATCAGAAGGAACCGGGAAGAGCGTCGCTCCTGCTCCCCAGTGTTGATGCCTGGGCGGCGGGACGCCTCATCGCTGATGTGGACGGGTAGGTCCGCCCGGGAACGGCCCGGTCCCCCCGTCCCGGCGGGAGCGTCCAAAGAGGGCTGGCCCGGCAGGACGTGGGTCTGCTCCAGGCCCACTGGATGGTCTGCTCCAGAGCCTGAAACGCTGGGAAAGGAGCGGGCCTCGTATGCCAGCAGGAGCAGATTATTCTCCAGGATGTACCGGGGCGTCTGCGTTTCATCCAGTTCCAGATGCAGGTGCTGCGTCCGGACGTTTACTTTAATGTGACGTGCCCCCGGCAGTCTAGCCACAATTCGAACCACGTCCTGGGCACGGTATTCACTGTCCATCCGGGCCACGTGGTAATCGAGCACGGTCGGGGGAAGGGTCACATTTCAATTATACCTGTGGGCCTGTTCAGATGTGGGGCGTTCAAGGTGCCTATCCTCCCCAAGGGGCTCACTTGTCCTACTGCACGGAATCAACGGAAGAGCTGCACCATCGAATCTGTGAACGTCGGGGCAGTCCAGCAACGACTTGCAAACGGTTGGGGCACCAGTACATTGAGATCACCCTGCGCTCCGCGGTGAATAGTGCCAGGACCGCCGACGCGCAGGTGCGCCGCTGGCGATGGCAAGCGAGACCATCAGGATGAGCCAAACTCCGATTCATCTCTCACGCTGATCCGGCATACTGGCTTGGCCGCGGGTGCGGCGTCCCGTCTGAGTGACGCCCCCGACGATAACCGAAGACTTCAACGTTGCCCCAGGGGCAGCCTGCTCCCGTACACGGACCACCCGTTGCGAATCTTCGGTCATCACGGCGCTTTCGGAGGTGTAGGTGACCATGACTCCAGCCCCCCGTCCCGACGACGTTCCCCTGACGGTGCGGCGGCCACACGAGCTGCGCCGCGATGACGTGCGGGCGGGCGCCCCAGCACGTCCAGACCCCTGGACCGACCCTGATCAGCCGTTCGGAAGGCGCAGGGCGTGCTTCCAGCCAATTCCCGCCTTGCCCCGCCCCTGAGGAGTACCTCCATGCTGAGCTTGCCAAGCACCCCGACGTTGAAAGGCACGGCCGCCTCGGCCGTGTTCACCCTGGGTCTCCTGACCAGCGGGTGTGTCGCGCCTGAGGCGTCAGGGACCGATCCGGCTCCCGGCACGCCTCCCACTACCGAGGGTCCTCCCAGTGCCGCGCCACCTCCAACACCGCGCCTGACGGTCTCGCCCGATGGGCGGCGCCTGCAACGCACGGATGGGCAGCCCTTCTTGTACTGGGCGGACACCGGGTGGGAACTCTTCCACCGCCTGAACCGCGAGGACGCCCGGCAGTACCTCCAGACGCGCGCCGCGCAGGGCTTCACGGTGATTCAGGCCGTCGCCCTCGCCGAGATGGATGGCCTGACCGTCCCCAACGCCCAGGGCGACCTGCCCCTGGTAGGCAAAGACCCGACTCGCCTCGCCACAACTCCGGGGAACAATCCCGCTAACCCCGCCGAATACGACTACTGGGACCATGTGGATTATGTGGTGGATCAAGCCGCCTCGCTGGGCTTGACGGTCGCCCTGCTGCCAACCTGGGGCCGCTGGGTGAACGACCAGCCCATCTTCACCCCCGAGTCGGCCCGCTCATACGGGGTGTTCCTGGGCCAGCGGTACGGGGACAAGCCGGTCATCTGGGTCCTGGGCGGCGACCGGAATCCGGAGACGGAGGAGCAACGCGCCGTGTGGCGGGCGATGGCCGAAGGCATTGAGCAGGGCGTGGGGGGACGTGACCGGGCCCTGATCACCTATCACCCGCGCGGGGGCAAGACCTCCGCCGAGTACTTCCACACCGAGCCGTGGCTGGATTTCAATCTCTGGCAAACCGGGCATTGCCGCGATCAGCGCGAGGCCGAGAAGGTGCTGAGTACCTTCAAGCGCACTCCTGTCAAGCCGGTCATCAACGCCGAGCCCGTGTACGAACAGCACACCGTCTGTAACGATCAGAAAAATGGCTACGCCGATGAGGTGGACGTGCGCAACGTGGCGTACTGGAGCACCTTCGCGGGGGCGGCCGGACACGCCTACGGCCACCGGGTGATCTGGGGATTTGACGTCTATGACGGCGACAAGGCGTGGCTGAAGGCGCTCTCGGCGCCAGGAGCCCGGCAGTTGCAGCTTCTCAGGAAGCTGTTAGAGTCGCGTCCAGCCCAGGGACGGGCGCCGGACACGACGCTGGTGAAGGGGAGCTTCACCGGGGCCCGGCCCGTGGTGGCGGTGCGGGGCAGGGATTATGCCTGGGTGTACCTGCCGGATGGCGGCGCGGTGACGGTCACGCTGGGGCGGGTGGGTGGAGTGCAGGTGCGGGCGTCGTGGCTCGACCCCAGAACGGGGCGAACGACGGTGATCAGCACCTTCTCGAACTCCGGCGAGCGGTCCTTTTCCGCTCCATCGCGCGGGCGTGGCCAGGACTGGGTCCTGCGGATTGAGAACCCCTGACACGGGACCCGTTCCCCCAAGGGTTTACACCCAGTGCAGGGCGGCGTCCAGACGTGGACGAATCTCGACCAACCTGTCGTCCTCCTTTAGGGGTTCGACCTCCGCCTGTTGCAGGTAGGACCTGTGACTGTCCAACGGTGTGCGTGACCCCGTCTGGCGACTCGCGAAGGCGGCGCGCTGAGCCCCGTGCATCGCTCACACCCTCAGGGCGTTCCGCCAAACCCCGCCACTGCGCCCTTTGACCTCCCCTTCTTTGAACTCCAGAGCCCGTCAGCGAAGCAAGTCCTCAACAAGGGTCAGGTGGCTCAGCGGACTCTGCAAAACCTGTCCTGCACGCGGCGTGATTCTCGACGCGGGTGACGGACACGGGTGGAGCACGCCCTGTCCGCGGTGTCTCTGCGGCACGAGCACCTGTGAAGGGCGGCGAAGAGGTGATCTTAAAAGGGCCTTTCGGGGAGCCCCCGTTCGCTCCCATGTGACTCGTAGGAAGCAACGGGACCTCGGCGAGGACGCTCCTCTCGTCGTTACTGCCCGGTCTCTGTCCCTGACCTTCCGGCCTGCCCCAATCGGTGTGGAGGCTGCCTGGCGCGCCCTGTCCTCCCCGGCGCTAGGCCAGCCCTCGGCGGTCCAATGGAAGGACTCCTCATCTGCGCGCCTGATCATTCATCAACCTTTTAAACACGCTTGATAAGGTGCCGCACGCTGATGCGACGCTCTCTGCTCACGGCGCTGGTCCTCACGGCCGCCAGCCTCTCCGCTGCCACCCCCGTCACAGTGCAGTCGGGCGACACGCTGACCCGACTCGCTCTCCGGTCCGGCACCACGGTGGCGGCGCTGCGGCGCGCGAATCCCGGGGTCGGCGTGGACGCTCTGCGGGCCGGTACCGTTCTCCGGCTGCCGGAGTTCCGCAGCGAGACGCGGGCCTGGACCGTGCGCGCTGGAGACACCCTGTCCCGGATCGCCCAGCGTCAGAACCTGACCCTCCAGGCCCTGCTGAACGCCAACCCGGCGCTGGACCCCCGGCGCACCCTGCGGGTGGGGCAGCGGCTCACCCTCCCCGCCGCGCCGCTGGCCCGCACGCGCACGGCGGTCATCCTGCGTCCCGCCTCGGTGCGGGTGAGCGCCGTGCGGCCCGTGCAGGGCCGGCTTACGACACCGTTCCGGGCCACCCACCCCGGTCTGGACCTGGCCGCTCCCAGCGGCACGCCAATCCGCGCCGTCCTGCCCGGCACCGTCACCGAGTCCCGCTTTGACGGCCAGGGCGGCTGGGGCTGGACGGTGGTCGTCGATCACGGCGGCGGGCTCACTTCCCGCTACAGCCACAACAGCGCCAATCTCGTCCGGGTCGGGGCACGGGTGAACGCCGGCGAGGTGATCGCCCGGGTCGGCAGCACCGGAAACAGCAGCGGCGCCCATGTGGACTACCGCCTCTCCCAGGGAGGCAAGGCCGTCGATCCTTCTCACCTCCAATGAGTTCCCTGCTGGGCGGTCACCGCCGGGTACCGACCAGGAAGATATTGGGCCAGGGCCGGTAGGTGCTCTTCAGAGTGTCTTGTTTGAACGTCTGCCCCTCCCGCACGAAGCGGCGCGTCACTTCCATCACGGCACCGGGAGCGGCCCAATCCACCTGCTTGCGCGCCCCGGCGGGCAACGTGGCGTCCCGGATCAGGCGGTCCGGGGGCGCGGGGGTGCTCTTCAGGGTTTGCGGTGTCCCGACCTCCACCGTGAAGTCGCGCGCCCGGCCGAACACACTGACCGTCAGGCGGGTCTCCTCGTCGTTCCACTCGCTCTGGAACCACAGCGCCCCGCCCGTGTCGTTAGCGAACGTCAGGTCGAGGTTGGGCTGGTAGATGGTGCCGTCCAGACCCTGCGGGTCGTAGTACCGCACCTGGTACGAGTGGTTGCGCCGCTCGAGGATCGGCAGGCCCGCGCTGTACAGGGTGCGGAACACGGTCGTGCTCACCTGACAGATGCCGCCGCCGACCCCGTTGGCCGTGCGGTCACCGGCGATGACGAGGCCCGTGACGAAGCCCGTGCGCATGTTGATGGGTCCCACCATCTGGTTGAAGGAAAACGTCTTGCCTTCCAGCAAGCGGTCCTGAAAGCGGCTGGCCCCAACGTGGATGTTCGTCACGCGCTCGGGGCTGCTGCCGTAATAGTTCGTCTCGCCCGTGCCCAGGTGGGCCGTGATCCCGCGCGACAGGAAGTAGTCGAGCGTCCGCTTGGGCGCGGTCTGTCCAGTCACGACGACGTTCGCCTTCACCCCACGCGGGTCTTTGAGGGCGGCGAGGACGTTCGCCCGGGTCTTGGTCTCGTCCACCGTCAGACTGCCTCTCTGCACGACCGCCCAGCCGTCCCAGAGGTTCTCGAAGCGGGCGTTTTGGGGCTCCCGGGGCAGGTCGGCCAGGAACTCCCGCAGGTCCGCTTCCAGGCTGGCGGTGATCACCCTACGGGAGCGCAACTCCGCCACACGGGGGCCGGGCAGGGTCAGGGTACGGCTGAAGGGCACCGTCGTCTTTTTGCCATCCACCAGGGCGGGCCACTGCGCCTGCACCGTGATCAGCAGCGGCGCCGTCCGGGCAGGCCGGGTGGGCGGGGTCGGAGCCGCAGTCGGCTCGGGTGCGGGTGCCGGGACAGGCGACGGGGCCGGGGCGGGCGCAGGAACAGGCACCGGAGCCGTCGTCGATGAGGAAGGCGGGGCAGACGGGAGGGGCAGCGCAGGAATGTCCAGGCTCGTCTGCGCGGTCGCATCCCCCAGCCAGATGCTGACGAGCAGGGCGGCACCCCAACGGCTTGAGATCATGCTGGCAGTATCCCACGGGCTCAGCTTCACCTGTCGCCGTCCCCCAGGGGCGGGGTTGAGCATTCCGGCTGGCTCAGTTCCTGCCCAGCTCCTGCTGTTGAGGTCGTGGCTCCACGTTTCGCATCCACCAATCCACCACTCCTGCTCAATGGCACGGCTGTGGTGCGCCCACACGTCCTCGAAACTCGCCCGCTGCTGGGCCACGGCCCCCGCGTCGCTCGTGGCGAGCATCGCCTCATTCAGGCCGAGGGAACCCCAGGACGAGAAGTGGAAATTCATGCTGCCCGCCAGCACCAGGCGGTCGTCCACGGTGAAGGCCTTGGTGTGCATCCCGAAAGTGACGTACCGGGCCTCGAAACGGTCCTCGATGCCGCGCCGCCGGGCCTCCAGGCGCAGGAGGGCCACGCCGCTGCGTTTGGGTTGGCGGTCGATACCGTAGTCCACCATCAAGACGCGGACCTTCACGCCTCGTTCCATCGCCCCCAGAGCATGACGCGCACGGTCATGCCGTCGGGGTAGCGCTCGGGGAACGCGGCCACGTCCCGCCGCAGGGCGGCGATGGCCCCGGCGACCCCCGCCCCCGGGGCGTCCGGGTCGTCGTCCCAGATCATGTTGGCGATCAGCAGTTCCCGGCGCGTCTGGCGCAGCCCGTCCGCCAGCAGGTCAAAGGCCCCTCCCGGCCTGCGCGGCTGGGCACTGTAAGCGGGGTCCGCGTTCGGGAAGTGCAACAGCCCTTCCATCCGGTTCCCGCAGCTCAGTGCCGCGCCCTGTCCCCGCGTCCGTTCGAACAACAGGCGGTCGAGGGGCGCTTGGGGCACCGGACATGAGTTCAGGCCCAAACCGTCGAGGGCGGCGGTGTCGGGCGCGGGAAGCTGGCCAGCCCCCAAGCCACGCGACGGAGGAGCACAGGACCCACCTTCAGTAACGAACTGGCCTTTGACGGGCTGACGGAACCAGGATTCAAGCGCGGAAACTCCTCGCGGCCTCCTGGGCGCCGCAGAGAGCCTCTCCATGGCGGGACTGGGGGCCTCGTCTGTTCCGTCTGTTCGGGCAAGGCGGCAGGAAAGGTGGGACGGGTGACCCTGAACTCGATCTCAGTTTCCCATACAATACATCTATGAACATATGCTCATACGTACTATTACGAGACGGCGGTGCTTGACAGGACCGTCTATATCCCCACCATCAGGCGTTCACTCAGGAGCAGTCCAGAATTTAATATGGAGGTGCCTTCCTTGCTGCTCCTGGCGGCCTACCTGGTGTGGATGTGGGCGCGGCTGCGCGCGAACCGGGAAGAGGGCGGGCGATGAGCCTCCCCGCTCCCCTTCCGCAGGCCCGGCGACGTCGCCGCAGCCCGCTGCCCGCCCTCCTCGGGGTGGTCGCGCTCGCCTCTCTGACGGCCTTTATCGCCTTCGGGAACCTGGGCAAGAGCCTGGAATACTTCGTCACACCCACCGAGTACCTGCAACAGCGCGCCGAGTACGAGGGCCGCCCCCTGCGCATCGGCGGGCTGGTGAGGGCGGTGCGGTACGACCCGCAGACCCTCGACCTGAGATTCGACGTGACCGACGGCGGCGCCACCTTCCCGGTGCAGTACCGCGGCGCGGTGAGCGACCTCTTCAAGGAGAACCAGGGGGTCGTGGTGCGCGGCGAGTTCGAGGGGAACACCTTCCACGCCTCTGAACTCGTCGTGAAGCACTCCGAGGAGTACCACGTGCCGAAGACGCAGGGCGAACTCAAAGACATGCTGAGGCAGAGCGAGTGAGGACTTGCCGACCATGCTGAATCTGATCTCCTTTCAGGCGAGCACGCTCGGGGCGCTGGGACAACTGGCGCTGCTGGCGGCCCTCGCCTTCACCCTGGGCGGCACCTGGCTCGCGATGGTCGGCGGGCTGAGGGCCGACGCCCGGGCGACCGAGGCGGCGCGGCGGGCGGTGTGGGCCGTCTTCGGCCTCGTGAGCCTCGCCTCGCTGGTCCTGATGACGGCGCTGTTGGGCAACGACTTCTCGGTGCGGTACGTGGCCGAACACTCCATGCGGGCCTCGCCGACCTGGGTCAAGGTCACGAGCCTGTGGGGGGCGCTGGAGGGCTCGATCCTGCTGTGGGCGTGGTTGCTCGGGGGCTTCGCCTTCCTACCTCGTGGTGCCCGCCTTCGATGTTCAGAGCCGGTGGGCGAGCGTTCACCTGATCGGGAGCCCGCTCGTGGCGTGAATCTGGTGGGGCACGTTGATCGTGGTGCTGGGTGCAGGCCTGACACTCGTGACGCCTCGGCGGGCGCTGGGGCGCGTGCCCGTGACGCGGACGGCCCCGGCAACGGATGAGCTACCACCCCCCGGGAAAGAGAGTGGATGTATGACGGAGACTTCTCCGAACCCGAAACGGACGGCCCCCCTGTGGCGACGTCTCCTTCCCCCGTTGCTGGCCGCTGCCCTCGCCGGTGTGCTGGGAGCGGCGCTGCTGAACCCGGCGCGCAACACCCCGGACGGTGGGCCGCTGATCGACAAGCCCGCTCCCGCCTTCACCCTGGAGAGTCTGGATGGCACCAAAGTCAGCCTGGCCGCTCTCAATGGCCGCCCGGTGGTGGTGAACTTCTGGGCCTCGTGGTGCACGCCGTGTCGGGAGGAAGCGCCCCTCCTCCGCGAACTCAGCGAGCGGCAGACAGGGGGAACAGGCCTGGCCGTGCTCGGCATCCTCTTTCAGGAGACCCGGGAGCAGAATGCCCGCGACTTCATCCGCGAGTTTGCCCTCGCCTACCCCTCGCTGCGCGACCCCGGCATCAACACCGGGATCAACTACGGCGTGTCGGGCATTCCCGAGACGTTCTTCATCGACCGTGAGGGCGTGATCCGCGACAAGGCCTCCGGCGGCCTCACCCGCGAGCGGCTGAACGCGGGGTTGGACAAGATCGGGGTAGAAGGGCTGTGAGCAGTCAGGGGGCCGTGCTCATGCTGCGAGGAATTCTCACCCTCGCCCTGGGTCTGCTACTGTCCGTCTCCCTGGCCCTGACGCCTAAGCAGGAGGCACGGGCGAAGTACCTCGGGTCAAACCTGCGGTGCCCGATCTGCCCCAATGGGCGGGACGCGGACGACCGGATCACTGCCCTGCGCGCCCGGCAAAACGACCTGGATCCCGGCCTCAAGGTCTACGCCGCCAACTGAGCGAGTTGCCACGGCCCGAACGGTCAAGGCGGCCTGGGCCCGAACCTGCGCGTCTCCACTCTGTCGCGTGAGGCGCTGCGGGGCGTGATCGTGAACGGCAAGGGGGCCATGCCCGCCTACCCGAACCTGAAGCCCGACGAGCTCAACGCCCTCCTCGACGTGCTGGAGCGGTGGCAGAAGGAAGGCGAGTAACTTCCACGTCGGCTAACGCTTCTCGTCTGGTGTGTAGGCGAACAGGGACAACAGGGCAGAGCTGACGTCCCGGAAGATGGGCGCGGCCAGTTGCGATCCCTGGTACTCGCGTTTGGCCCCGCGCACCATCACCGCGACCGTGAATCGCGGTTGCGCCGCGGGGAGGAAGCCCGCGAAGGTGCTGGAGAACACCTCGCCGCTGTAACGGCCGTCCACCGCCACCTGCGCGGTGCCGGTCTTGCCGTCCACGTGGTACCCGGGCAACTCGGCCTTCCCCCGGATGCCGTCGTCGATTACCCTACGCAACAGCTCGCGTATCCGGGTCGCGGTCTCCCGGCGCAGCACCCGCCTCGTCCCGGCCACGTCGCCGGGGAAGAGACGTGGGGAAACGTACCGCCCGTCGTTTGCCAGCACGTTGAAAGCCGCGACGAGTTGCAGGGTGGTGACGGTCAGGCCCTGCCCGAAGGACATGGTGGCCTGTCCCAGGGCGCTCCAGTCCTGCGGGTCCCGCAGAAGGCCGTCCCCGGCGGGCAGGCCCAGCCGGACCGGCTGACCCAGGCCGTAAGCGGTGAAGTAGCGGTACAGCAGCTCCGGGGGCACGCCCTCGACGAGCCGGGTCATGCCGACGTTGCTGGAGTAGCGCAGGATCTGCCGCGTTGTGAGCCGGGCAGGATGCGAGACGAGGTCGTTGATGGTGGCCCCCGCGTACCGGCGCCACATCGGGGTGTCGTACGGGGTGTCCGGCGTGGTGCGGCCCTCGTCGAGCAGGGCGGCCACTGTGAGGGCCTTGACCACGCTGCCCGGCTCGTACTCGTCCAGCGCCGCCCGGTTACGCCAGCGGTCGGGCGGGACCTGCGTCCAGGCGTTGGGGTCGAAGCCTGGCACCGACGCCACGGCACGCAACTGGCCGGTGCGGGTCTCCATCACGACGGCGGAGGCATACTGGGCGTCGGTACGTTCCACGGCCTCAGTCAGGAGAGCCTCGACAGCGGCCTGCACGCGGGTGTCCAGGGTGAGGGTCAGCTTCTCGCCCCGCTGTAACCGCTCGTTCATCGCCCGCTCCGTGCCCTCCAGGCCGCCGGAAGCACCGACGAAGCCGATGACCGGCGCGGCCAGGGTCCCCAGGGGGTAACGCCGGGCGTCCAGGGGACCATGCGCCAGAATCTGCCCATCGGTGCTGCGCAGTTCCCCGCGGGCGGGCAGGGTGGACGGGATGGGCGCGGGACCGGCGGGGACCGTGATCCTGGCGAGGGCCACCGCCAGCAGGGCGCAGGCGAGCAGACACAGGGCGGCGAGGACGGTGGCACGCTGGCCAAAGCGATGGTCGGTGGGCCGAAACAGGGGCTGGGGCACGGGGGAGAGTCTTTCTGAGGAGAGCCGCTGGCGAGGAAAGGCCGCGTGTTCCGTTGGAAACAACCGGGACAGGTAAGCCCCCAGCGAGTGGAACCGCCGCGTGGACCGTCACCGTGCCCCGGGGGGAGCAGCTTCAGGCGGTGCCGTTCAACCGCGTTACCCTCGGGCAGGATAAACCGGGGCAGGAAGGCTGCGCCACGGCTTACCGGAAAGCGTAGGGGCGGCAGGTTAGTTGGGGTGAAAGGCCGTCGGCTCCTTCACCTGAAGGTGCCACGGCAGGTCGGGTGTGACCCACCGTTGTTCTCCCGGGCTCAGGTGCGAACGCGCGACGGTCCTCGTGAAGAGGAGTGGCCGTTCGCCGTCATTTCACCAGTCCGGCGACCATGTTGATGGAAAAGGCGACGATGACTATCCCAGACAGGAAGGCGAACAGCGCATGCTTGGTGATCTCGAAGCGCAGGGCCGCGCCGGTGACCGGCGTGTCCGACACCTGGTAGGTCATGCCCACGGTGAAGGCCAGGTACAGGAAAGCACGGTAGGTCGGGTCACGCTCCTGGTTAAAGTCCACCCCTACCTGGCCGCCCGTGTAATACAGGTGCGCATAGTGCAGGGTGTAGACCGTATGGAGGGTGCTCCAGGAGAGGGCCAACTGCCAGCAGACCGCTGACTGTCAGGACCGCCTCCAGGGACCCGCCCAGCTTGCCAGCCTCGGCGAGGCCGCGTCCCACGCCGACCAGACTCATGCTGCTGGCCGCCAGCGGCAGCAGCCGGGCACTGGCCCGCGCGGGGTCCGCCCGGGTGGCGAATTGCCGGGTCTCAGCGGCGTCCGCGCTCACCACCAGCCACAACGCGGGCACCAGAAAGACCGGCGCGGCGGCATCCCAGCCCAGCAACACCTGGAGGAACCACGGCCAGGTGTCTGGCAGCAGCAGATACACGCCCAGCCCGGCTATGCTCATGACGACCAGTCGGGCGCGGGCATTCGCCGCCGGGCGGGCGAGATGGGCGGTGAAAGAGCTGATGCCCTTCATCTCAAGTCCCTCCTCCGGCAAGCAGCCACTGAACGCTCTTGCCCAGCATCGCGGCATTGAGCCACAGGGCGAGGGCCATCAGCCGCAGGGAACGGCTGTCCGACGGCGCAGGCCAGCCGAACAGCCGCCCGGCGAGCAACACCGTGCCGAGCGCGTAGAAGATCGCGCCGCTCCCGACCCGGCCCCCGAGCGCCAGGAGCGCGCCGATGGCAAGGTCGCTCAGGCAGACCGCGAGGCGCAGCCGCTCGGCCCGGCGTTGCCGGGCGCGCCCCTTCACCCCCACCCTCCGCCACGCCAGACGGGCTTGCTGAACTCCGGCACGCGGTCACTGCCCCAAACGCCGCGGGGTCGCCCTAGCCAGCGTGCTCAACGGCCCCCCGTCAACCTAAGGGCGCGGGCGATGCCCTCGCGCTGATCCCGGAAGGTCCCGGAAAAAATCTGGTCGCCGACCCGGGTGACGGGCAGCGAGGACACGTCGGCACGGGCCAGCAACTCCGCGCGCGCCTGCGGGTCGTGGTTGACGTTCTTCTCGGTAAAGGGAATGGCGTGACGGGTCAGGAAGGCTGCCACGGCCCGACTGGTCGCGCAGGCTCCCGTCGTGTAGACGGTGACCGGGGTCATGACGATCCCTCATCCACCTGCTCGCCCCAACCCCAGTGGAACCGCTGGGGAAGGAGCAGGGTCCGGGGCAGGCAGCGCTTCACCATGCTCGCCTCCACGTCCTTAAGGGTCGGCTTTGCTCGACGAAGGCCATGAACCTGAGGCACAGGTACATTATATGAATAATTGAACAGACGTACAGCAAGGTGGAAGCGTTGGAGGGGCGACCTAGTGGGTCAGTTGGCGTGGGTGTAAGGTTTGAGAATGTCACGTCGCCAGAAGAATCCGTTACGTGCCCTAACGGAGGAAGAGCGCGGCGAGTTAGAGCGGCTCAGTCGCTCACACCAGACTGCTGCGATCATCGTTGGCCGTGCCAAAACGCTGCTGGGGGTGGCAAGGGGTCTGCCCTACACCCAAGCCGCCCAGGTGGCTGGTCGAACATCAGGCGATGGCGTAGCTCATCTGGTGGCGCGCTTTAACCAGCATGGCCTCAAAGCGCTGGAAACACGTCCGGGTGGTCGTCCCCCGTTGGTTTACGGTTCCGCTGAGCGGAACCGTATTCTCGAAACGGCGCGTCGCCAGCCGGATCGAGAACAGGACGGCACGGCCACCTGGTCGCTCTCCACCCTGCAACGCGTGCTGCGCTGTGAGCCCGGCTTCGGGCACCTCAGTACCTACACCATCCTGGGTGTCTTACACGAGGCGGGCCTGACCTGGCAGCGAGACCGGACCTGGTGTGAGACCGGCAGCGCCAAACGACTGCGCCGATCTGGCGTGGTGGTCGTGACCGACCCCGATGCTGAGGCGAAAAAAAGCTGATTGAACGGGCCTACCTCCAAGCGGAACGTGATGGGCTGGCGGTGTGGACGGAAGATGAAGCTGGACCGTACCAAACCATTCCCCCACCCGGGAACGAGCTGGCAACCCCAGGGGCAGCCCGTGAGGGTGCCC
This window encodes:
- a CDS encoding DUF1345 domain-containing protein codes for the protein MKGISSFTAHLARPAANARARLVVMSIAGLGVYLLLPDTWPWFLQVLLGWDAAAPVFLVPALWLVVSADAAETRQFATRADPARASARLLPLAASSMSLVGVGRGLAEAGKLGGSLEAVLTVSGLLAVGPLLEHPPYGLHPALCAPVLHGRPGRGGL
- a CDS encoding glutaredoxin family protein; the encoded protein is MTPVTVYTTGACATSRAVAAFLTRHAIPFTEKNVNHDPQARAELLARADVSSLPVTRVGDQIFSGTFRDQREGIARALRLTGGR
- a CDS encoding helix-turn-helix domain-containing protein codes for the protein MSRRQKNPLRALTEEERGELERLSRSHQTAAIIVGRAKTLLGVARGLPYTQAAQVAGRTSGDGVAHLVARFNQHGLKALETRPGGRPPLVYGSAERNRILETARRQPDREQDGTATWSLSTLQRVLRCEPGFGHLSTYTILGVLHEAGLTWQRDRTWCETGSAKRLRRSGVVVVTDPDAEAKKS